The window CGCCAACCTGCCGAGCGACATTAGCGGTAGGGTGCTGGCCTTCAAGCATCCGTCCAAGGACGACAGCTGCCGCTGGCAGAAAATCCTTGCCGAGCGCGGCTGGGGCGCGCCGGGCTGGCCGAAGCAGTTCGGCGGCTGTGGCTGGAACGCCAGCCAGAAGAACACCTTCGAGGAAGAGGTGTACAAGGCCGGCGCACCGCGGCAGATGCCGTTCGGCCTGGCGATGGTTGGCCCGGTGATCCAGAAGTTCGGCACTGTGCAGCAGCAGGATTACTTCCTCCCGCGCATCATCCGCCAGGACGACAACTGGTGTCAGGGCTACTCAGAGCCAGGCGCCGGTTCCGACCTCGCCTCGCTGAAAACCCGTGCCGAGCGCGACGGCGACGACTACCTCGTCAACGGCCAGAAGATCTGGACCTCGTTCGCCCACTGGGCCAACTGGATCTTCTGCCTGGTGCGCACCAACAGCGAAGGCCGCCAGCAGGAAGGCATCTCCTTCCTGCTGATCGACATGGCCAGCCCCGGCATCACCGTACGGCCGATCAAGACCCTGGATGGCGGCGTCGACGTCAACGAAGTGTTCTTCGACAACGTCCGCGTGCCGGTCAGCAACCTGGTCGGTGAAGAGAACAAGGGCTGGACCATCGCCAAGTTCCTGCTCGGCAACGAGCGCACCAGCATCGCCGGCGTCGGCAGCTGCAAGCGCTTCCTGACCCAGCTCAAGGAAATCGCCGGCAAAACGCTCAAGCACGGCAAGCCGATGCTCGAGGACCGCGTGTTCCGCGAGAAGATCGTGCGTGTCGAAATGGAACTGCACGCCCATGACTGGTCCCTGCAGCGCCTGCTCAGCCAACTGGCCAGCAACAGCCGTGGCGTCGGCATCGAGCCGTCGATCCTGAAGATCCGTGGTTCGGAAATCCAGCAGACCCTCACCGAGCTGATGATGGAATGCGCCGGCCCGTACGCCGTGCCGTTCGTGCCGCACGCCATGGACGGGGGTTTCGACGGTGAGACCGCCAACGGCGAACTGCTCAATGCCATGGCGCCGCACTACCTGGACTACCGCAAGATCTCCATCTACGGCGGCTCCAACGAAGTGCAGCGCAACATCATCGCCAAAATGACCATCGGTCTGTGAGGAAAACGGCATGGACTTCTCGTTGAACGACGAACAACAAATGCTGGCCGAAATGGTCGGCCGCTTCATCGAACGCGAATACGACTTCGAAAAACGGCGCAAGCTGGCCGACAGCGCCCAGGGCTGGTCGCAGGACAACTGGAATGCGCTGGCCGAGACCGGCCTGCTGGCCCTCAACGTGCCGGAAGACTTCGGCGGGCTGAACGCCTCGCCGGCGGAAAACCTGCTGGTGATGGAAGGCTTCGGCCGCGGCCTGCTGCTCGAGCCCTACCTGCCCACCGCCGTGGTCGGCGCCAGCCTGATCGGCAAACTCGGCAGCGCCGCCCAGCAGGCCGAGCTGCTGCCGGAACTGGCCGTCGGCAACCTGCGTGTGGCCCTCGCCGCGCTGGAGCCGCAAGCCCGCTTCGACCTGAACGACGTGGCCACCAGCGCCAAGGCGCAGGGTGACGGTTATGTGCTGAACGGCCAGAAAGCCGTCGTACTGCATGCCGACAGCGCGCAGAAACTGATCGTTTCCGCGCGCACCTCCGGCAGCCAGTTCGACAAGGCCGGCATCAGCCTGTTCCTGGTCAACACCCAGGTGGTCGGCGTCAGCCTGCGCACCTTCGCGGCGCTGGATGGCCAGCGCGTCTCCGAAGTGCAACTGGACAATGCGCCGGCCACCTTGCTCGGCCAGTTGGATGGCGGCTACGCCGACCTCGAGTGGGCGGTCGACCGCGCCATCTTCGCGCTGTGCGCCGAGGCCGTCGGGGTGATGGACAAGCTGACCGCTCTGACCATCGAATACCTGCAGACCCGCAAGCAGTTCGGCGTCGCCATCGGCAGCTTCCAGGCCCTGCAGCACAAGGCCGCGGACATGCTCGGCGCCGTCGAGCAGGCACGTTCGATCACCTACTTCGCCGCCGCCAACCTGGACAGCGAAGACCCGGTGCAGCGCCGTAAGGCGGTGTCTTCGGCCAAGGCATTGATCGGTCGCAGCGGCCGCCTGGTCAGCCAGACCGCCATCCAGCTGCACGGCGGCATGGGCATGACCGACGAGCTGTCTTGCGGCTGGTATGCCAAGCGCCTGCTGTGCATCGACATGAGCTGGGGCGACGCCGACCACCACGTCGAGCTGTACAGCGACGTGATGTAAGCCCGGACGGCGGCGCGGTTCTCGCGCCGCCGCTCCAGCGTTGTCTGCGGCGGGCCTTGGTGCCCGCCGTTTTTTTTGCCTGCGAGTGCATGGCCTGCGAGGCGGGACGGTTTGGTAGGTTGGGTTGAGCGAAGCGATACTCAACATCCCCGCCGTTGGGTATCGCCGCTGCGCGGTTCAACCCAACCTACGACCCGCGTTCACGCCCTACGGCTTGCGGCTCAGGAGATATCGCTGCGGGCGAATTCCTCGCCGAGGAAGTCCAGCAATGTGCGCACCGACGGCAGCAAGCCACGGCGCGAGGTGAACACCGCGTGGACGATGCCGGTGCGTGGCGCCCACTGCGGGATGATCTCGACCAGGCTGCCGGCTTCCAGGCTGGCGCGCGCCACCACTTCCGGCAGATGCACCACGCCGACCCCGGCCCGCGCCGCCTGGCAGAGGGCGACCAGGTCGTCGGTGACCAGCCGCGGCGTGTAGCGCACGGCGGCCTGCGCACCGTTGGGGCCGTGCAATTCCCAGGCATATTCGCGTTTCGCCGAGCCCCAGTGCAGGCTCGGCAGGTCGCTCAGATCCGCCGGCGTCAGCGGCCCGGGCCGCGCGGCGAGCAACTCCGGGCTGGCCACCAGGCACTGGCTGCTGTCGCCGAGCACCTTCATGACCAGGTCGCTGCTCTCCAGGGGCGGGAAGCGGATGCGCAGGGCGATGTCGATGCCTTCCTGGATCAGGTCGACCTGGCGGTTGGTGCTCTCCACCTGCAGGCTGATGCGCGGGTACTGGACCAGGAAGCGCGCCAGCATCGGCCCGACCCAGAAATTCAGCAGCGCGGTCGGGCAGCTCAGGCGCACCAGGCCCTGCGGCTCCGAGCGCGTGCGCTCGATCACCTCGCGGGCGGCCTCCGCCTCCACCAGCATGGCCAGGCAGTGGCGATGGTACTCCTGGCCCAGTTCGGTGACCGAGAAGTGCCGCGTCGAGCGCTGCAGCAGGCGCACGCCGAGGCGCTCCTCGAGCAGGGCGATGCGCCGGCTGAGCTTGGATTTCGGCGTGTTGAGCGCGCGTCCGGCGGGGGCGAAGCCGCCGTGTTCGACCACTTGGGCGAAGTAGTAGAGGTCGTTGAGGTCTTCCATCAGTGTTCTCCAAATAGAACTCTGCAGGCAATTTAGCCGATCTACCGGCCGCAGCGTTGCAGTTCTATCGTGTCTCCATCCACTACAGGAGGCACCCCATGAAGAAGATCCAAGGCATCTACAGCAGCCCCCGGCCGCACTGGGTGGGCGACGGTTTTCCGGTGCGCTCGCTGTTTTCCTACGACAGCCTCGGCTCGCACATCAGCCCGTTCCTGCTGCTCGACTATGCCGGGCCGCACGAGTTCGCCCCGGCGCAGCGGCCGCGTGGCGTCGGCCAGCACCCGCACCGCGGTTTCGAGACGGTGACCATCGTCTACCAGGGCGAACTGGAGCACCGCGACTCCACCGGCAGCGGCGGCAAGATCGGCCCCGGCGACGTGCAATGGATGACCGCCGCCGGCGGCATCCTCCACGAGGAGTTCCACTCCGAGGCCTTCACCCGCAGCGGTGGCACCCTGGAGATGGTCCAGCTGTGGGTCAACCTGCCGGCCCGCGACAAGCTCGCCGCGCCCGGCTACCAGACCCTCCTCGACGCCGACATCCCGCAGCTGGCGCTGCCCGATGAGGCCGGCAGCCTGCGTTTGATCGCCGGTGCCTACGGCGGCAACCAGGGCCCGGCGCAGACCTTCACGGCGATGGACGTGTGGGACATCCGTCTCAAGCGCGACAAGCCGGTGACCCTGCCGGTCGTCGCCGGCCGCAGCACGGCGCTGGTGGTGCTGCGTGGCAGCGTGCAGGTGAACGGCGAGCAGTTGGTGCGCGAGGCGCAACTGGTGCTGTTCGAGCGCGCCGGTGACGAACTGCAGCTGGAGGCCAATGGCGACGCCACAGTACTGCTGCTCAGCGGCGAGCCGATCGACGAACCGGTGGTCGGCTACGGCCCCTTCGTGATGAACAGCCAGGCGGAGATCGACCAGGCGATCAGCGATTTCCAGTCTGGTCGCTTCGGACGAATGGCCGGCTGAACGTCACATGCCGGACTCGGCCACCGCCTAGTCTGGATGCTTACCCGCGCAGGGAAGTGCGGGTTTCCCAACAGGCCGGAGCCGGCCTTTCAGTAGAGGACGTGGATATGAACAATTTCGCACAAGTGGCCAACTTCAACGGCAAGACCCCGAAGATCGATCCCAATAACGCCGCGATGCTGCTGATCGACCATCAGAGCGGCCTGTTCCAGACGGTCAAGGACATGCCGATGACCGAGCTGCGCGCCAACGCCATCACCCTGGCGAAGATTGCCAGCCTGGCAAAGATCCCGGTGATCACCACCGCCTCGGTGCCGCAGGGGCCGAACGGCCCGCTGATCCCCGAGATCCACGAGGCCGCGCCGCATGCCCAGTACGTGGCGCGCAAGGGCGAGATCAACGCTTGGGACAACCCGGAATTTGTCGCTGCGGTGGAGAAGACCGGCCGCAAGCAACTGATCATCGCCGGCACCATCACCAGCGTGTGCATGGCCTTCCCGAGCATCGCCGCGGTGAACGCCGGCTACCAGGTGTTCGCGGTGATCGACGCCTCCGGCACCTACTCGAAGATGGCCCAGGAAATCACCCTGGCGCGAATTGTCCAGGCCGGCGTGGTGCCCATGGACACGGCATCCGTCTGCTCCGAGGTCCAACAGACCTGGAACCGCCCGGACGCTGCCCAGTGGGCCGAGGCCTACAGTGCCGTCTTCCCGCACTACCAGCTGCTGATCGAGAGCTACATCAAGGCTCAGGCGGTGGTGAACAACCACGAGCAACTGGACTCCCAGCGCAAGTGACCCATGCGCCGTGCGCCGTCCGGCGCACGGCTTTCCCCTGAAGCAAGGAGATCCATCATGGCAACTCCCTACAAGCGTCTCGACAAGAACAACGCCGCCGTCCTCCTGGTCGATCACCAGACCGGCCTGCTGTCGCTGGTACGCGATATCGAACCGGACAAGTTCAAGAACAACGTGCTGGCGGTGGCTGACCTGGCCAAGTACTTCAAGCTGCCGACCATCCTCACCACCAGCTTCGAGAGCGGCCCCAACGGCCCGCTGGTGCCGGAGCTCAAGGCCGCCTTCCCGGAGGCGCCGTACATCGCCCGCCCCGGGCAGATCAATGCCTGGGACAACGAGGACTTCGTCAAGGCGGTGAAGGCCACCGGCAAGAAGCAGCTGATCATCGCCGGGGTGGTCACCGAGGTGTGCGTGGCCTTCCCGGCGCTGTCGGCGATCGAGGCGGGTTACGAGGTGTTCGTGGTCACCGACGCCTCCGGCACCTTCAACGAACTCACCCGCCACTCGGCCTGGGACCGCATGTCCGCCGCCGGCGCACAGCTGATGACCTGGTTCGGCCTGGCCTGCGAGCTGCACCGCGACTGGCGCAACGACATCGAAGGGCTGGGCACGCTGTTCTCCAACCACATCCCCGACTACCGCAACCTGATCACCAGCTACACCACCCTGACCGCCGGCAAGTAAGCGCCGGACCACACCACGCCGGCCCCGGAGCAGTCCGCGGCCGGCGTTGGGTCGTGTGGGACGTAGGGTGGACAACCGCGCAGCGTTGTCCACCAGCGGCGGTGGATGTGCAAAGCGACATCCACCCTACGGCTGTGAGGGCGGTATCTCGTGGCGCTTGTAGGATGGGTTGAGCTTGCGATACCCATGCTGCCGTGGGGCATCGCGATGGGTCTCGCTGCGCTCAATCCATCCTACGGGGCTGGTGCTGGCTGAGCGCTTACCCCTGCGCGAGTCGAATCGCGGCGTCGCCGCGGCTGGCCGCCAGCTTGATGGCGATGAACTTCGAGGTCGGCGTGTGACTGCCGGCGCCGATGCTGTCCAGCGGCACCAGTGGGTTGGTTTCCGGGTAGTAGGCGGCCGCCTGCCCCGGCGGGATGTCGAAGGCCAGCAGGGTGAAGCCCTGTACCCGGCGTTCGACGCCATCGTTCCACAGCGACAACAGATCGACCTTCTGCCCCGGTTCATAGCCCAGGCGGCGGATGTCCGCTTCGTTGACGAACAGCACCCGGCGCTGGCCCTTGACCCCGCGGTAGCGGTCGTCGAGGCCGTAGATGGTGGTGTTGTACTGGTCGTGGGAGCGCAGGCTCTGCAGGATCAGGTCCGGCTGCTCGCCGCTCTGCCGCACCTTGGCGTGCAGCAAGCTGGCCGGCAGGGCGTTGGCCATGAAGCGCGCCTTGCCGCCGGCGGTATTCCACTGCCGCGCGCCGGCCGAGTTGCCCAGATAGAAACCGCCGGGATGCTGCAGGCGCCGGTTGAAATCTTCGAAGCCGGGCAGGGTATCGGCGATCAGCTCGCGGATGCGCGCGTAGTCGGCGATCAGCGCGTCCCAGTCGACCGGGCGGTTACCGAGGGTGGCCTTGGCGATGCCGGCGACTATGGCCGGCTCCGAACGCATCAGCGCGGACAGGGGCTCGAGCTGGCCATGGGAGGCGTGGATCATGCTGAACGAGTCTTCCACCGTCACCGCCTGCGGGCCGCCGGCCTGCCGGTCGATGTCGGTACGCCCGAGGCAGGGCAGGATCAGCGCGTCGGCGCCGCAGGTCAGGTGGCTGCGGTTGAGCTTGGTGCTGATCTGCACGGTCAGCGCGCAGTTCTCCAGGGCCTGATGGGTGCGCGGGCTGTCCGGGGTGGCCTGGGCGAAGTTGCCGCCGAGGCCGATGAACACTTTCGCCTGGCCCTCGAGCATGGCGTTGATCGCTTCCACCGTGTTGTGGCCGTGCAGGCGTGGCACCTGGAACTGGAAGCGCCGCTCCAGCGCATCCAGCAGCGCCGCCGGTGGCCGCTCGTTGATGCCCATGGTGCGGTCGCCCTGCACGTTGCTGTGACCGCGCACCGGGCACAGGCCGGCGCCTGGGCGGCCGAGGTTGCCGCGCAGCAGCTGCAGGTTGCTGATCTCCTGGATGGTCGCCACCGAATGATGGTGCTGGGTGATGCCCATGGCCCAGCAGATGATCACCCGTTCGGCGTTGCGGTAGAGGCGCGCGGCCTGCTCGATCTCGGCCAGGCTGAGGCCGGATTGCTTGACCAGTGAATCCCAGGAGCTGGCGTCCAGTGCGGTCAGGTAGGCGTCGAGGCCGTCGGTATGCGCGGCGATGAAGGCCTGATCGAACACCGCCGGCGCACCGCTGGCCTCGGCCTCGCGTTGCCACTGCCACAGGAACTTGGCGATGCCGCGCAGGGCGGCCATGTCGCCGCCCAGGGCCGGGCGGAAGAACGCGGTGTTCAGCGGCGCGGAGCCGTTGCTGAGCATCTCCAGGGCATGCTGCGGGTGCTGGAAACGCTCCAGGCCGCGCTCCTTCAGCGGGTTGAAGCAGACCACCTGGGCGCCGCGTTTGACCGCCTCGCGCAGCGGCTCGAGCATGCGCGGGTGGTTGGTGCCGGGGTTCTGGCCGAGCACGAAGATGGCGTCGGCGTGCGCGAAGTCGGCGAAGGTCACCGTGCCCTTGCCGACCCCCACGCTCTCGCCGAGGGCCACGCCGCTGGCCTCGTGGCACATGTTCGAGCAGTCGGGGAAGTTGTTGGTGCCATAGGCGCGGACGAACAGCTGGTAGAGGAACGCCGCCTCGTTGCTGGCCCGCCCGGAGGTGTAGAACTCGGCCTGGTGCGGGCTTTCCAGGGCGTGCAGATGCTTGGCGATCAGGGCGAAGGCGGCGTCCCAGGCGACCGGCACGTAGTGGTCGCTGGCGCGGTCGTAGCGCATGGGCTCGGTCAGGCGGCCCTGGTACTCCAGCCAGTAATCGCTCTGCTCGCGCAGCTGGCTGACGCTGTAGCGGGCGAAGAAGGCGGCATCGACGCGGCGCTTGGTGGCTTCCCAGTTCACCGCCTTGGCGCCGTTCTCGCAGAACTTGATGTGGCCGTCTTCCGGCGAGTCGCCCCAGGCGCAGCCGGGGCAGTCGAAGCCGCCGTGCTGGTTGGTCTGCAGCAGGGCGCGCAGGTTCTTGAACGGCTGCTTACTGTCCAGCCAGGCGTGCGTCACGCTGCGCAGCGCACCCCAGCCGGCGGCGGCGCCCTTGTAGGGTTTGTAGCGCGGTTGTTCGGCTTGCAGGCTCATGGCAGGCTCTCGTGCGACTGCGGCGCCGGGCTGTAGACCCGCGGCGCGCTGTGGTGGGGCAGGTGGATCAGGTTGAGGCCGTGCTGGCGCGCCCATTGCACGCTCAGCGCGGTCGGCGCGGAGAGGCTGACCAGGGTGGTGAAGCCGGCCCGCAGCGCCTTGTGGATCAGCTCCAGGCTGCAGCGGCTGGTGACCACGGCGAAACCGCTGCGGCAGTCCAGGCCCTGGCGCTGCAGGGCGCCGATCAGCTTGTCGAGGGCGTTGTGGCGGCCGATGTCCTCGCGGCACAGGCGGATCTCACCCTGCTCATCGACGAACAGTGCGGCGTGCACGGCGCCGCTCTGCTGGGCGAGGTGCTGGGCCTGGCCGATGCGCTGGCGCAGGCCCTGCAACTGCGCCGCCGGCGGCAGCGGGCCGGGTTGCAGCGCGGCGAGTTGCGGCAGCGCCTGCTGCAGCGACTCGACGCCGCACAGGCCGCAGCCGCTGCTGCCGGCCAGCTGCCGGCGCTGCTGCTTGAGCGCCCAGAAGGCGCGGCTGCTGATCTGCAGTTCGGCGTGGCGGGCAGTGCCGCTGCCACTCAGCTTCAGGTCATAGATATCGTCGATGGAGGCCGCCAGGCCATTGCCGAGGCTGAAGCCGATGGCGAAGTCTTCCAGGGCGCTGGGCGAGACCATCATCACCGCCTGGTTGATGCCGTTGTAACTGAGCGCCAGCGCACACTCCTCGGCCAGCAGGGCGGTGGCCGCCGGGGCCGGGCTGGCGAGTTCGGCGTAGGCATAGCCGCTGGGTGGCAGCGGACTGGCGGGGCACAGGGAAAGAGGGCGCGACATGGGCTGAACCCCTGCGACAGATTGACTCGGCCAGCCTAAGCCCATGGGCGGCGGGCGTCTAATCAGTCGTGCCGATGCTCTGATCGAGCCGCTCTATCGCTCCTGCTCTTCCAGCAGCGTGCGCGCCGCCGCGAAGCAGGCTTCACCGAGGGCCGAACGCGGCGCGCTGCGGCGCAGGATCAGGCCCAGTGGTGCGAGGGTGCGCGCGTCCTCGATGGGCAGCAGGCGCAGGTGCTCGGTGAGCGCATCCAGCCCGCTGTTGAGCGGCATCACCGCGCAGCACAGGCCGGCGTTGACCGCCTGCAACAGGCTATGCACGGCGTCGCTTTCCAGCAGCGGGCTGGGGCTCAGGCCACGGCTGCGAAAGCCGTGGTCGATCGACTGGCGAAAGTGCATGCCGCTCGACAGCAGGCCCAGCGGCAGCTTTTCCAGTTCTTCCCAACTGAACGTCGCTTGTTCGAAGCCGAAGTGGCGGCGGTCATACAGCAGGCCCATGCGCGTGTCGGCCAGTTCCAGGCAGTCGAACTGGCTGCGGTCGAGCGGTTCGAGGTAGCCGAGGCCGAGGTCGAGCTGGTTGCGCGCCAGGCGTTCGAGGATCTGCTCGCTGCTCAAGGCGAACAGCTGGAAGCGCAGGTGCGGGTGCGCGTGGGCGAACAGGCCGAGCAGGCGCATCGGGTCGAAGCCGGCGAGCGGCACCAGGCCCAGGCGCAGGCTGCCGACCAGTTGGCCGCGACAGGCCGACGCCTCGGCGTACAGGCCGTCGTGGGCGGCCAGCAGGCTGCGCGCCCAGGCCAGGATGCGCTCGCCCTCGGCGGTGAAGCCCTCGAAGCGCTGGCCGCGGCGCACCAGTGCCAGGCCCAGTTCCTCCTCCAGATTTTTCAGGCGCATCGACAGGGTCGGCTGGGTCACATGGCAGCGCGCCGCCGCCTGGCCGAAGTGGCGGGTTTCATCCAGGGCGATGAGAAACTTCAGTTGCTTGATGTCCATGGGGCACCTGCTCGACGGGGCGCCAGTTTAAGGCCGGGGCACCCGGCGAGAGCAAGGCTTTGGCAGCCTGCCCGGCTTCGTGCTTAGAACCTGTCTCGGATCTGCTGCGCGTCGGCGATACGGCGTTAAAAACAGCCTCAGAATGCTCATTTACAACTCGTAAACTGCGCTTCTTCGGCTGTTTGACTCGCTCCGCTCGCCCTACGGGCCAGCCTGCGGCTGTTACTCCGCTTCGCTGCGTTGCGCCTTGTCTCGCTCTAGCTCGCGAGATCCGAAACAGGCTCTTACAGATGGGTAGGATGGGTTGAGCGCAGCGATACCCATCGCGATGCCCCAAGGCCGCATGGGTATCGCAAGCTCAACCCATCCT is drawn from Pseudomonas cavernae and contains these coding sequences:
- a CDS encoding acyl-CoA dehydrogenase family protein codes for the protein MNLNESPEDKTFRQEVREFVAANLPSDISGRVLAFKHPSKDDSCRWQKILAERGWGAPGWPKQFGGCGWNASQKNTFEEEVYKAGAPRQMPFGLAMVGPVIQKFGTVQQQDYFLPRIIRQDDNWCQGYSEPGAGSDLASLKTRAERDGDDYLVNGQKIWTSFAHWANWIFCLVRTNSEGRQQEGISFLLIDMASPGITVRPIKTLDGGVDVNEVFFDNVRVPVSNLVGEENKGWTIAKFLLGNERTSIAGVGSCKRFLTQLKEIAGKTLKHGKPMLEDRVFREKIVRVEMELHAHDWSLQRLLSQLASNSRGVGIEPSILKIRGSEIQQTLTELMMECAGPYAVPFVPHAMDGGFDGETANGELLNAMAPHYLDYRKISIYGGSNEVQRNIIAKMTIGL
- a CDS encoding acyl-CoA dehydrogenase family protein, which translates into the protein MDFSLNDEQQMLAEMVGRFIEREYDFEKRRKLADSAQGWSQDNWNALAETGLLALNVPEDFGGLNASPAENLLVMEGFGRGLLLEPYLPTAVVGASLIGKLGSAAQQAELLPELAVGNLRVALAALEPQARFDLNDVATSAKAQGDGYVLNGQKAVVLHADSAQKLIVSARTSGSQFDKAGISLFLVNTQVVGVSLRTFAALDGQRVSEVQLDNAPATLLGQLDGGYADLEWAVDRAIFALCAEAVGVMDKLTALTIEYLQTRKQFGVAIGSFQALQHKAADMLGAVEQARSITYFAAANLDSEDPVQRRKAVSSAKALIGRSGRLVSQTAIQLHGGMGMTDELSCGWYAKRLLCIDMSWGDADHHVELYSDVM
- a CDS encoding LysR family transcriptional regulator — protein: MMEDLNDLYYFAQVVEHGGFAPAGRALNTPKSKLSRRIALLEERLGVRLLQRSTRHFSVTELGQEYHRHCLAMLVEAEAAREVIERTRSEPQGLVRLSCPTALLNFWVGPMLARFLVQYPRISLQVESTNRQVDLIQEGIDIALRIRFPPLESSDLVMKVLGDSSQCLVASPELLAARPGPLTPADLSDLPSLHWGSAKREYAWELHGPNGAQAAVRYTPRLVTDDLVALCQAARAGVGVVHLPEVVARASLEAGSLVEIIPQWAPRTGIVHAVFTSRRGLLPSVRTLLDFLGEEFARSDIS
- a CDS encoding pirin family protein, with amino-acid sequence MKKIQGIYSSPRPHWVGDGFPVRSLFSYDSLGSHISPFLLLDYAGPHEFAPAQRPRGVGQHPHRGFETVTIVYQGELEHRDSTGSGGKIGPGDVQWMTAAGGILHEEFHSEAFTRSGGTLEMVQLWVNLPARDKLAAPGYQTLLDADIPQLALPDEAGSLRLIAGAYGGNQGPAQTFTAMDVWDIRLKRDKPVTLPVVAGRSTALVVLRGSVQVNGEQLVREAQLVLFERAGDELQLEANGDATVLLLSGEPIDEPVVGYGPFVMNSQAEIDQAISDFQSGRFGRMAG
- a CDS encoding hydrolase — encoded protein: MNNFAQVANFNGKTPKIDPNNAAMLLIDHQSGLFQTVKDMPMTELRANAITLAKIASLAKIPVITTASVPQGPNGPLIPEIHEAAPHAQYVARKGEINAWDNPEFVAAVEKTGRKQLIIAGTITSVCMAFPSIAAVNAGYQVFAVIDASGTYSKMAQEITLARIVQAGVVPMDTASVCSEVQQTWNRPDAAQWAEAYSAVFPHYQLLIESYIKAQAVVNNHEQLDSQRK
- the ycaC gene encoding isochorismate family cysteine hydrolase YcaC, producing the protein MATPYKRLDKNNAAVLLVDHQTGLLSLVRDIEPDKFKNNVLAVADLAKYFKLPTILTTSFESGPNGPLVPELKAAFPEAPYIARPGQINAWDNEDFVKAVKATGKKQLIIAGVVTEVCVAFPALSAIEAGYEVFVVTDASGTFNELTRHSAWDRMSAAGAQLMTWFGLACELHRDWRNDIEGLGTLFSNHIPDYRNLITSYTTLTAGK
- a CDS encoding FdhF/YdeP family oxidoreductase, whose translation is MSLQAEQPRYKPYKGAAAGWGALRSVTHAWLDSKQPFKNLRALLQTNQHGGFDCPGCAWGDSPEDGHIKFCENGAKAVNWEATKRRVDAAFFARYSVSQLREQSDYWLEYQGRLTEPMRYDRASDHYVPVAWDAAFALIAKHLHALESPHQAEFYTSGRASNEAAFLYQLFVRAYGTNNFPDCSNMCHEASGVALGESVGVGKGTVTFADFAHADAIFVLGQNPGTNHPRMLEPLREAVKRGAQVVCFNPLKERGLERFQHPQHALEMLSNGSAPLNTAFFRPALGGDMAALRGIAKFLWQWQREAEASGAPAVFDQAFIAAHTDGLDAYLTALDASSWDSLVKQSGLSLAEIEQAARLYRNAERVIICWAMGITQHHHSVATIQEISNLQLLRGNLGRPGAGLCPVRGHSNVQGDRTMGINERPPAALLDALERRFQFQVPRLHGHNTVEAINAMLEGQAKVFIGLGGNFAQATPDSPRTHQALENCALTVQISTKLNRSHLTCGADALILPCLGRTDIDRQAGGPQAVTVEDSFSMIHASHGQLEPLSALMRSEPAIVAGIAKATLGNRPVDWDALIADYARIRELIADTLPGFEDFNRRLQHPGGFYLGNSAGARQWNTAGGKARFMANALPASLLHAKVRQSGEQPDLILQSLRSHDQYNTTIYGLDDRYRGVKGQRRVLFVNEADIRRLGYEPGQKVDLLSLWNDGVERRVQGFTLLAFDIPPGQAAAYYPETNPLVPLDSIGAGSHTPTSKFIAIKLAASRGDAAIRLAQG
- the fdhD gene encoding formate dehydrogenase accessory sulfurtransferase FdhD; its protein translation is MSRPLSLCPASPLPPSGYAYAELASPAPAATALLAEECALALSYNGINQAVMMVSPSALEDFAIGFSLGNGLAASIDDIYDLKLSGSGTARHAELQISSRAFWALKQQRRQLAGSSGCGLCGVESLQQALPQLAALQPGPLPPAAQLQGLRQRIGQAQHLAQQSGAVHAALFVDEQGEIRLCREDIGRHNALDKLIGALQRQGLDCRSGFAVVTSRCSLELIHKALRAGFTTLVSLSAPTALSVQWARQHGLNLIHLPHHSAPRVYSPAPQSHESLP
- a CDS encoding LysR family transcriptional regulator translates to MDIKQLKFLIALDETRHFGQAAARCHVTQPTLSMRLKNLEEELGLALVRRGQRFEGFTAEGERILAWARSLLAAHDGLYAEASACRGQLVGSLRLGLVPLAGFDPMRLLGLFAHAHPHLRFQLFALSSEQILERLARNQLDLGLGYLEPLDRSQFDCLELADTRMGLLYDRRHFGFEQATFSWEELEKLPLGLLSSGMHFRQSIDHGFRSRGLSPSPLLESDAVHSLLQAVNAGLCCAVMPLNSGLDALTEHLRLLPIEDARTLAPLGLILRRSAPRSALGEACFAAARTLLEEQER